In Bos taurus isolate L1 Dominette 01449 registration number 42190680 breed Hereford chromosome 11, ARS-UCD2.0, whole genome shotgun sequence, one DNA window encodes the following:
- the OR1L8F gene encoding olfactory receptor family 1 subfamily L member 8F → MTRCKSMERLNQTSRVSEFILMGLSSLPEDQKPLFIIFFIIYLVTITGNLLIILAIHSDSQLQTPMYFFLSFLSFIDICFTTTIVPRMLVNFLSHKTISYAGCLTQMYFIYALGNTDSWLLVVMAFDRYVAICDPFHYVTIMSHHRCVLLVAFSCSLPHFHSLLHTLLLNQVTFCDSNIIHHFLCDFSPLVKLSCSSTFVNEIVMMIEGSVFLVTPFLCITFSYIRILLAVLKIPSAAGKCKAFSTCGSHLTVVTLFYGSIFYVYLQPVSTYTVRDHMATIVYTVLTSTLNPFIYSLRNKDLKQGLRKLLVRRKP, encoded by the coding sequence ATGACTAGATGCAAGTCAATGGAAAGACTCAACCAAACCAGCAGAGTCTCTGAATTCATCCTCATGGGACTCTCCTCCCTACCTGAGGACCAGAAACCACTCTTCATCATCTTCTTCATCATATACCTGGTCACCATAACAGGGaacctgctcatcatcctggccATCCACTCTGACTCCCAGCTCCAAACCCCCATGTATTTCTTCTTGAGTTTCCTGTCTTTCATTGACATTTGCTTCACAACCACCATTGTCCCCAGGATGCTGGTGAACTTCCTGTCACATAAGACCATCTCCTATGCTGGGTGTCTGACCcagatgtattttatatatgcctTGGGCAACACTGACAGTTGGCTTCTAGTAGTCATGGCctttgaccgctatgtggccatctgtgaCCCCTTCCATTATGTCACCATCATGAGCCATCACCGCTGTGTCCTGCTGGTGGCCTTCTCCTGCTCATTGCCTCACTTCCACTCACTCCTACATACACTTCTGCTGAATCAGGTCACTTTCTGTGACTCTAATATTATCCACCACTTCCTCTGTGACTTCAGCCCTCTGGTGAAATTATCCTGCTCCTCCACATTTGTCAATGAAATTGTGATGATGATAGAAGGATCTGTTTTTTTGGTGACTCCCTTTCTATGCATTACTTTTTCGTATATACGAATCCTCCTTGCAGTTCTCAAAATTCCCTCGGCTGCTGGGAAATGCAAAGCCTTCTCCACGTGTGGGTCTCACCTCACTGTGGTAACACTCTTTTATGGAAGCATCTTCTATGTCTATTTACAGCCTGTGTCCACCTACACCGTCAGGGACCACATGGCAACAATTGTCTACACAGTTTTAACTTCCACCCTCAATCCCTTTATCTACAGCCTGAGAAACAAAGACCTGAAACAGGGCCTGAGAAAGCTGTTGGTTAGAAGGAAACCATAG